Proteins encoded together in one Ipomoea triloba cultivar NCNSP0323 chromosome 4, ASM357664v1 window:
- the LOC116015748 gene encoding dynein light chain 1, cytoplasmic-like, which produces MSEDSQRNDGGALVAKPSAADDRKYASPPASSITVSKKVIINSADMKDDMQKEAVDIAIAAFEKNSLEKDVAEHIKEFDKKHDPIYPTAMAAGLGSSTQT; this is translated from the exons ATGAGCGAAGATTCCCAGAGAAATGATGGCGGAGCTCTCGTGGCCAAGCCGTCCGCCGCCGACGATCGGAAATATGCATCCCCGCCGGCGTCTTCTATTACCGTGTCCAAGAAGGTCATCATCAATAGTGCCGATATGAAGGACGATATGCAGAAAGAAGCCGTCGACATCGCTATTGCG GCATTTGAGAAGAACAGCTTGGAGAAGGATGTAGCTGAGCATATAAAGGAGTTCGATAAGAAGCATGACCCAATTTACCCGACTGCCATGGCCGCCGGACTCGGGTCAAGCACACAAACCTGA